In the Candidatus Sericytochromatia bacterium genome, one interval contains:
- a CDS encoding LCP family protein, with amino-acid sequence MAVEDPIRRRRRRRRRQPGRGAALVALALAALTGMVAGATMNHLLGQAAPAPRAVAPLSPPPDEVAPIERRMTQLAEPLHVLFLASDVTWEQRHGLRTQGLRGNTDTMLLARFDPARQDVRAISIPRDTRVPIEGHGTFKINAANPYGGPVLAAQTVADLLGVQIDRYVLVNTRAVIQLVDALGGIDLDLPQNYRYDDFTGKLHIRLNKGPNHLDGRMAHDFLRFRHDGRGDIGRIQRQQMFLQAAWAQWLTARNLLLLPELVGLVRENLETDLSMGEIIRVANWVRDLNQRHVRMVMVPGREAIVAGGWYWLPDLPATRRLAQAFLVNGVSTPLASPRDLRVALRDGVGDRQAITRLERALSQAGYGHIQYAGREPQLGHVTTQVIAQNGDEGSADHLARVIAARDIRVEATGIMGFDMTVVMGRDWAARLH; translated from the coding sequence ATGGCGGTTGAAGATCCCATCCGGCGCCGACGGCGTCGTCGGCGCAGACAGCCAGGTCGCGGAGCGGCCCTGGTCGCGCTGGCGCTCGCGGCGCTCACCGGCATGGTGGCAGGGGCCACCATGAACCACCTGCTGGGGCAAGCCGCCCCCGCGCCGCGGGCCGTCGCGCCGCTGTCGCCGCCGCCCGATGAAGTAGCGCCGATCGAGCGCCGCATGACCCAGCTGGCTGAACCGCTGCACGTGCTCTTCCTGGCTTCGGACGTGACCTGGGAGCAGCGTCACGGGCTGCGCACCCAGGGCTTGCGCGGCAACACCGATACCATGCTGCTGGCGCGCTTCGACCCGGCTCGCCAGGATGTTCGCGCCATCTCGATTCCCCGCGACACACGCGTCCCGATCGAAGGTCACGGCACCTTCAAGATCAATGCCGCCAATCCCTACGGGGGGCCCGTGCTGGCCGCGCAGACGGTGGCCGACCTGCTCGGCGTCCAGATCGACCGGTACGTGCTGGTGAACACCCGGGCGGTGATTCAACTGGTGGACGCACTGGGCGGCATCGATCTCGACCTGCCTCAAAACTATCGCTATGACGACTTCACGGGGAAGTTGCACATTCGCCTCAACAAGGGACCCAACCACCTGGATGGTCGGATGGCCCACGACTTTCTGCGCTTCCGCCATGACGGCCGGGGCGACATCGGCCGCATTCAGCGGCAGCAGATGTTTCTGCAGGCCGCCTGGGCGCAATGGTTGACGGCGCGGAACCTGCTGTTGTTGCCGGAACTGGTCGGCCTGGTGCGGGAAAACCTGGAGACGGACCTCTCCATGGGGGAGATCATCCGGGTGGCCAACTGGGTGCGTGACCTCAACCAGCGTCATGTGCGCATGGTGATGGTGCCGGGTCGGGAGGCGATCGTCGCGGGCGGCTGGTACTGGCTGCCCGACCTGCCGGCCACCCGTCGTCTGGCCCAGGCCTTTCTGGTCAATGGGGTCTCCACCCCCCTGGCGTCGCCGCGTGATCTGCGGGTCGCGTTGCGCGACGGCGTGGGCGATCGCCAGGCCATCACGCGCCTGGAGCGCGCCCTGTCGCAGGCGGGCTACGGGCACATCCAGTACGCCGGACGCGAACCGCAACTGGGCCATGTGACCACCCAGGTGATTGCCCAGAACGGCGACGAAGGCTCCGCCGACCATCTCGCGCGCGTGATCGCGGCCCGGGACATCCGCGTCGAGGCGACCGGGATCATGGGCTTTGACATGACGGTGGTGATGGGGCGCGATTGGGCCGCGCGTCTTCATTGA